One part of the Dyadobacter sp. 676 genome encodes these proteins:
- a CDS encoding TolC family protein: MINGIKILIISCLALAAREARAQDKPLTIREAYQLARKNYPMIRQRGLIEKARDYSVGNAARGYLPQLTVQGQATYQSAVTEFKLPVAIPGVEFPNISKDQYKILGEVSQTIYDGGNIRTQVRSHEASAYVETQKLEVELYKLNERVNQLFFGILMLDEQLKQNELLKKDINLGIQKVRALIDNGTAFKSNANTLKAELLKADQRTIDLRASRKAYTEMLGLLTGRTLGDSAVLEKPAELTASGDINRPELKLYDARNRSLDIQAQLIDVRNRPKLNFFFQGGYGRPALNILNNGFDPYYITGVRLNWSLSGFYTVKKDRELVRISRDAIQLQKETFLFDTNLAVKQQNAELDRFRQLLTTDDEIIALRESIKTTAAAQLENGVINTSDFLREVNAEDQARQNRILHGIQLLMSEYALDNTMGTSIE, encoded by the coding sequence ATGATTAATGGAATTAAAATATTGATAATTAGCTGCCTGGCGCTTGCCGCGCGGGAGGCGAGGGCGCAGGATAAGCCGCTGACGATCCGGGAGGCTTACCAGCTTGCCCGGAAGAATTATCCGATGATCCGGCAACGCGGATTGATCGAAAAAGCACGAGATTACTCGGTCGGCAATGCAGCCAGGGGGTATTTGCCGCAACTGACGGTACAGGGCCAGGCGACTTACCAGTCGGCGGTGACGGAGTTCAAGCTGCCTGTGGCGATCCCGGGCGTGGAATTTCCGAACATCAGCAAGGACCAATACAAAATACTAGGCGAAGTGAGCCAGACGATCTATGACGGAGGGAATATCCGCACGCAGGTCCGTTCGCACGAGGCCAGCGCGTATGTGGAAACGCAGAAGCTGGAAGTGGAACTTTACAAGCTGAACGAGCGGGTCAACCAGCTGTTTTTCGGGATATTAATGCTTGACGAGCAATTGAAACAGAACGAGTTGCTGAAAAAGGATATTAACCTGGGTATCCAAAAAGTACGGGCGCTGATCGACAACGGGACGGCGTTCAAAAGCAATGCGAACACATTAAAAGCGGAATTGCTGAAAGCAGACCAGCGGACAATCGACCTGCGTGCCAGCCGGAAAGCTTATACGGAAATGCTGGGCCTGCTCACCGGACGAACGCTGGGGGACTCGGCGGTGCTGGAAAAACCGGCGGAGCTGACGGCAAGCGGTGACATCAATCGTCCGGAGCTAAAACTTTACGACGCCCGGAACCGGAGTCTCGACATCCAGGCGCAGTTAATCGACGTTCGCAATCGTCCCAAACTCAATTTTTTCTTTCAGGGAGGCTACGGAAGGCCGGCATTGAATATTCTCAACAATGGCTTTGACCCTTATTACATTACCGGTGTCCGACTAAACTGGTCGCTTTCAGGTTTTTATACTGTCAAAAAAGACCGGGAATTAGTCAGGATAAGCCGCGATGCCATTCAGCTTCAAAAGGAAACATTTCTTTTCGACACTAATCTGGCGGTGAAGCAGCAAAATGCGGAGCTCGACCGTTTCCGCCAGCTGCTCACCACCGACGACGAGATCATTGCCTTGCGGGAAAGCATTAAAACCACTGCCGCCGCCCAGTTGGAAAACGGGGTGATTAACACCAGCGATTTTCTGCGCGAGGTGAATGCCGAGGATCAGGCGCGGCAGAACAGGATATTGCACGGCATTCAGTTGCTGATGTCGGAATACGCCCTGGATAACACAATGGGAACAAGCATCGAATAA
- a CDS encoding TetR/AcrR family transcriptional regulator has protein sequence MAKKEALDLSTEEKIKEAASIVFTKKGYGNARTRDIAEEAGINLALLNYYFRSKEKLFQIVMAERIDKLFGVLAPILNDASTTLEEKLEKITGNYIDMLIEHPDLPIFVLSEIRNNPEQLSSRLQAPKLLKESVFVKQLADRRSDINPFHFLMNLLGMNLFPFVAKPVLQPILGNEDFYRQLMEQRKKLIPAWMKLMLEHG, from the coding sequence ATGGCGAAAAAGGAAGCGTTGGATTTGAGCACGGAGGAGAAAATCAAGGAGGCGGCGAGCATCGTGTTTACCAAAAAAGGATATGGAAATGCCCGTACGAGGGATATTGCGGAAGAGGCAGGCATTAACCTCGCGCTGTTAAACTACTATTTCCGGAGTAAGGAAAAGCTCTTCCAGATCGTAATGGCCGAGCGAATCGACAAGCTGTTCGGTGTGCTGGCGCCGATCCTCAATGACGCGTCGACGACTTTGGAAGAAAAGCTGGAAAAGATCACCGGGAATTACATCGATATGCTCATTGAACACCCCGATCTCCCGATTTTCGTGCTGAGCGAGATCCGCAACAACCCTGAGCAGCTTTCGAGCCGCCTTCAGGCGCCGAAGCTTTTAAAGGAATCGGTCTTTGTGAAGCAACTGGCGGACCGCCGAAGCGATATCAACCCATTCCATTTTTTAATGAACCTGTTGGGTATGAACCTCTTCCCGTTTGTCGCAAAGCCGGTGTTGCAGCCTATTCTCGGAAACGAGGACTTTTACAGGCAACTCATGGAGCAGCGCAAAAAGCTCATTCCGGCCTGGATGAAACTCATGCTGGAACACGGCTGA
- the lepA gene encoding translation elongation factor 4, translating to MKKIRNFCIIAHIDHGKSTLADRLLEFTKTVSQRDMQAQLLDNMDLERERGITIKSHAIQMNYVYQGEEYILNLIDTPGHVDFSYEVSRSIAACEGALLLVDASQGTEAQTISNLYLAINHDLVIIPVLNKIDLPGAMPEEIKDEMVDLLGCDRSDIIPASGKEGIGIEDILNAIVERIPAPSGDPDGPLQALIFDSVFNSYRGIEVIFRVKNGSIRKGDKVKFMATGKEYVAEEIGTLGLQQIPKQVVECGDVGYLISGIKVAKEVKVGDTVTHVSRPAPDAIVGFSEVKPMVFAGIYPVDTSEFEELREAMEKLQLNDAALVWEPETSAALGFGFRCGFLGMLHMEIVQERLEREFDMTVITTVPSVQFRVLTTKDKLLNISAPSEMPEPNHIKYIEEPYINAQIITKSDYIGPILNLCMDKRGILKNQIYLTAERVELQFLIPLAEVVFDFFDKLKTISRGYASLDYELAGYQESDMVKLDVMLNGEAVDALSAIVHRSKSYEWGKKLCEKLRELIPRQMFEIAIQAAIGQKIIARETVKAMRKDVLAKCYGGDISRKRKLLEKQKKGKKRMRQVGSVEIPQEAFMAVLKIN from the coding sequence ATGAAGAAAATCCGTAATTTTTGCATTATTGCCCATATTGACCACGGCAAAAGTACCCTGGCGGACCGTCTGCTGGAATTTACCAAAACGGTATCGCAACGCGATATGCAGGCGCAGTTGCTCGACAATATGGACCTGGAACGCGAACGTGGCATCACCATCAAGAGCCACGCAATCCAGATGAACTATGTATACCAAGGAGAAGAATATATACTGAACCTGATCGATACTCCGGGGCACGTCGACTTTTCGTACGAAGTTTCCCGCTCGATCGCCGCCTGTGAAGGTGCATTGCTGCTCGTGGATGCTTCACAGGGTACCGAAGCCCAGACAATCTCGAATCTCTATCTGGCGATCAACCACGACCTGGTGATTATCCCGGTTTTAAACAAAATCGATCTTCCCGGCGCAATGCCGGAGGAAATCAAGGATGAGATGGTGGACCTGCTCGGTTGCGACCGCAGCGACATTATCCCGGCCAGCGGCAAGGAAGGCATCGGTATCGAAGACATTCTGAATGCGATCGTGGAACGCATTCCGGCGCCATCGGGCGATCCGGATGGCCCGTTACAAGCATTGATCTTCGACTCGGTTTTCAACTCCTACCGTGGTATCGAGGTAATTTTCCGGGTCAAAAACGGCAGCATCCGGAAGGGCGACAAGGTGAAGTTCATGGCTACCGGCAAGGAGTATGTTGCCGAGGAAATCGGAACGCTCGGTTTGCAACAAATTCCAAAACAAGTGGTGGAATGCGGCGACGTAGGTTACCTGATTTCGGGTATTAAAGTCGCGAAAGAGGTGAAAGTGGGTGATACGGTGACACATGTGAGCCGTCCTGCTCCGGATGCCATCGTCGGTTTCTCGGAGGTTAAACCAATGGTTTTTGCCGGTATTTACCCGGTGGATACCAGCGAATTCGAGGAGCTCCGCGAAGCGATGGAAAAATTGCAGCTGAACGACGCGGCGCTGGTTTGGGAACCGGAGACCTCCGCGGCGCTCGGTTTCGGTTTCCGGTGCGGGTTCCTCGGCATGCTGCATATGGAAATCGTGCAGGAACGTCTGGAACGCGAGTTCGACATGACCGTGATCACGACGGTACCTTCGGTGCAGTTCCGGGTCTTGACTACAAAAGATAAGCTATTGAATATCAGTGCGCCCTCGGAAATGCCCGAACCGAATCATATTAAATACATCGAAGAACCCTATATCAATGCGCAGATCATCACGAAGTCGGATTACATCGGTCCGATCCTGAACCTGTGTATGGACAAGCGCGGCATCCTCAAAAACCAGATTTACCTCACCGCCGAGCGCGTGGAATTGCAATTCCTGATTCCGCTGGCGGAAGTAGTATTCGACTTTTTTGATAAACTCAAAACAATATCAAGAGGTTACGCCTCGCTCGACTACGAACTGGCCGGTTACCAGGAGTCGGACATGGTGAAGCTCGACGTAATGCTGAATGGCGAAGCAGTGGACGCATTGTCGGCTATCGTACACCGTTCGAAGTCGTACGAATGGGGCAAAAAGCTTTGCGAGAAGCTGCGTGAGCTGATCCCGCGGCAAATGTTCGAGATAGCCATCCAGGCGGCCATCGGACAGAAGATCATTGCGCGTGAGACCGTAAAAGCGATGCGGAAGGACGTTCTGGCCAAATGTTATGGCGGCGACATCTCCCGTAAACGCAAACTCCTTGAAAAACAGAAGAAAGGAAAGAAACGGATGCGCCAGGTCGGCAGCGTAGAGATCCCGCAGGAGGCATTTATGGCCGTTTTGAAGATCAACTAA
- a CDS encoding D-alanyl-D-alanine carboxypeptidase, translating to MKDGSGLSPSGSVTAGNLTDILNLANKDTSFKDFYQSIAVLGQNGTVRNLGKGSRAAGNMHAKSGSIEGTRAFAGYVNARSGGAAEFRDHHAQVCAGE from the coding sequence ATCAAGGACGGGAGTGGCCTTTCGCCTTCCGGCTCGGTTACTGCCGGCAACCTGACCGACATACTGAACCTGGCCAATAAGGATACCAGTTTCAAGGATTTTTATCAAAGCATTGCTGTTTTGGGGCAGAACGGCACCGTTCGGAATCTCGGAAAGGGCTCTCGCGCCGCGGGTAACATGCATGCGAAGAGCGGATCGATTGAAGGCACCCGTGCTTTTGCAGGTTATGTGAATGCAAGATCGGGGGGCGCTGCTGAGTTTCGCGATCATCACGCACAAGTATGTGCCGGGGAGTAA
- the dacB gene encoding D-alanyl-D-alanine carboxypeptidase/D-alanyl-D-alanine-endopeptidase, translating into MRAPLLLFLILLATRIVRAQAVDSVGLVRFSDAVLELQNSEFMRSGSLAVSVKAVKDGTNVFALNQERSLPSASTLKLVSTATVLTLFGGDYKFQTFLEYDGALRGDTLAGNLYIHGTGDPALGSDRFKGYPTAPEMISRWVAAVKKTGIRYIKGKVLTDASFFDKEAVASTWIWGDMGNYYGAGVQGLNFNENLYRVKFKPGVEVGDPTTLLGTEPAIPYLSFTNQVTTGERGSGDQTIIYSSPLGNNVLLTGTIPAGNAVFTVKGSIPDPAWYAAYALKNALSESGVVIAEGEQLSGSEPVLASNPKKIIDEYKSPPLRELCQQANYWSINLFADAFFKQAGKRLSGKSGFDDAATAITGYWSGRGGGFKRVLYQGREWPFAFRLGYCRQPDRHTEPGQ; encoded by the coding sequence ATGAGAGCGCCCCTTCTTTTGTTTTTGATCCTCCTTGCAACCCGCATTGTCCGCGCACAGGCAGTGGATAGCGTCGGCCTCGTTCGTTTCAGCGACGCGGTGCTTGAATTGCAAAACAGCGAATTCATGCGGAGCGGCTCGCTGGCCGTGAGTGTGAAGGCGGTAAAGGACGGTACGAACGTCTTTGCACTCAATCAGGAGCGGTCGCTGCCGTCCGCGTCCACATTGAAGCTCGTTTCCACGGCAACCGTCCTGACGCTCTTCGGCGGAGATTATAAGTTCCAGACTTTCCTCGAATACGACGGCGCTCTCCGCGGCGATACGCTCGCGGGTAACCTCTATATCCACGGGACAGGCGATCCGGCGCTCGGTAGCGACCGGTTCAAAGGTTATCCAACGGCACCCGAAATGATCAGCCGGTGGGTTGCAGCCGTGAAAAAAACAGGCATCAGATACATCAAAGGCAAAGTCCTCACCGACGCTTCGTTTTTCGACAAAGAAGCTGTCGCGAGCACGTGGATTTGGGGCGATATGGGTAACTACTACGGCGCCGGTGTGCAGGGACTTAATTTCAACGAAAATCTTTACCGCGTCAAATTCAAGCCCGGTGTGGAAGTCGGCGATCCGACGACCCTCCTGGGGACCGAGCCTGCGATTCCCTATTTGTCGTTCACAAACCAGGTCACTACCGGCGAACGCGGCTCAGGCGACCAGACGATCATTTACAGCAGTCCACTGGGCAACAACGTGCTGCTTACTGGCACCATACCAGCCGGAAACGCGGTTTTTACCGTCAAAGGCTCTATTCCGGATCCGGCGTGGTATGCGGCTTATGCGTTGAAAAATGCATTGTCGGAGAGCGGAGTGGTGATTGCGGAGGGAGAGCAGCTTTCCGGCAGCGAACCCGTACTTGCATCAAACCCGAAGAAGATTATCGATGAATATAAATCGCCGCCGTTGCGGGAGCTCTGCCAGCAAGCCAATTACTGGAGTATTAATCTGTTCGCGGATGCTTTTTTCAAACAGGCTGGCAAACGACTTTCCGGTAAATCGGGGTTTGACGACGCGGCGACTGCCATTACCGGCTACTGGTCGGGCAGGGGGGGCGGATTTAAGAGGGTTTTATATCAAGGACGGGAGTGGCCTTTCGCCTTCCGGCTCGGTTACTGCCGGCAACCTGACCGACATACTGAACCTGGCCAATAA
- a CDS encoding HAD family phosphatase: MKNDQIKNIIFDLGDVILNIDVPIASKSFAELSGREQSEILTIFKESEIFRQFETGLMDEPTFRNYVREILNFPDLSDDAIDTAWNSLLLDLPPERVELLKKLATQYRLFLLSNTSSIHITQVNKILKASTGVEKLEDLFETVFLSYEMGLMKPDARIYREVLDKAGLKAEETLFLDDNADNIRGAAQLGIKTIHVQKPVTILEYLKDYAV, encoded by the coding sequence ATGAAAAACGACCAGATCAAGAACATCATTTTCGACCTCGGCGACGTCATTCTCAATATCGACGTACCCATCGCCTCCAAATCATTTGCAGAACTGAGCGGGCGGGAACAGAGCGAGATACTTACGATTTTCAAGGAGAGCGAGATTTTCCGCCAGTTTGAAACCGGTTTGATGGACGAACCAACATTCCGGAATTACGTGCGCGAAATCCTGAATTTTCCTGATCTGTCGGACGACGCGATCGACACCGCGTGGAACAGCCTGCTGCTCGACCTCCCGCCCGAGCGCGTGGAGCTGCTCAAAAAGCTTGCTACGCAATACCGGCTGTTCCTGCTCAGCAATACCAGTTCGATCCACATTACCCAGGTTAACAAAATCCTGAAAGCGTCGACGGGTGTTGAAAAGCTCGAAGATTTATTCGAAACCGTTTTCCTCTCCTACGAAATGGGCCTGATGAAGCCCGATGCGCGCATTTACCGGGAAGTGCTCGACAAGGCCGGCCTGAAAGCGGAAGAGACGCTTTTCCTCGACGACAACGCAGACAACATCCGCGGCGCGGCGCAGCTCGGCATCAAAACCATTCATGTCCAAAAGCCTGTCACTATTCTGGAATATCTTAAAGACTATGCGGTCTAA
- a CDS encoding site-2 protease family protein: MRSNTRTHIIQAALFVITIITTTMAGAEWMFGNIFGFVYDIFFFLIGKQEGKEVPIPTEPMGWAEFVQGFHFSVPFLLILTIHEFGHYFVARAHKVKVTLPFYIPLWFGISQSIGTLGAFIRIKEVVRSRVKFFDIGVAGPLTGFITALVVLWYGFTHLPPPDYIFKIHPEYERFGLNYPQFAYENPSGNLMLGDNILFWFFKNYVADPARLPHAYEIIHYPYLFAGYLALFFTSLNLIPIGQLDGGHILYGMIGKKRFDIVAPILFGIFAFYAGLGVFRTESFATGSDAVFYERLLYLAIYIYFLYICFKRAFDNPSTALMVSLLIVIGQFAVCYVRPDWDGSINLLPFVLILGRFLGIRHPETEDNTPLDTRRMVLGVIAFVIFVISFSPTPFIVIE; this comes from the coding sequence ATGCGGTCTAACACACGAACCCACATTATCCAGGCAGCGCTTTTTGTTATTACCATCATCACCACGACGATGGCAGGTGCCGAATGGATGTTCGGGAACATATTCGGTTTTGTATACGACATATTCTTTTTCCTGATCGGCAAACAGGAAGGCAAGGAAGTGCCGATACCCACCGAGCCGATGGGTTGGGCGGAGTTTGTACAGGGCTTCCACTTTTCGGTTCCGTTCCTGCTGATCCTGACCATTCACGAATTCGGGCACTATTTTGTAGCCAGGGCGCATAAAGTGAAAGTCACCTTGCCTTTTTACATTCCGCTTTGGTTCGGCATTTCGCAGAGCATCGGAACGCTCGGCGCTTTTATCAGGATCAAGGAGGTCGTGAGGTCGCGTGTCAAATTCTTCGATATAGGCGTCGCAGGGCCGCTAACCGGCTTTATAACGGCGCTGGTGGTGCTCTGGTACGGTTTCACCCACCTGCCCCCACCCGATTATATCTTTAAAATACATCCCGAATACGAACGTTTCGGGCTCAACTATCCGCAGTTTGCCTACGAAAATCCGTCGGGTAATCTGATGCTCGGGGATAACATCCTCTTCTGGTTTTTCAAAAACTACGTAGCGGACCCAGCACGCCTGCCGCATGCGTACGAGATTATCCATTACCCCTATCTTTTCGCGGGTTACCTGGCGTTGTTCTTCACCTCGCTGAACCTCATTCCCATCGGCCAGCTCGATGGCGGCCATATCCTTTACGGCATGATCGGCAAAAAGCGTTTCGACATCGTGGCGCCAATCCTGTTCGGCATTTTCGCATTTTACGCCGGCCTGGGCGTGTTCCGCACCGAATCGTTCGCGACCGGCAGCGACGCGGTATTTTACGAGCGGCTGTTATATCTGGCCATTTACATTTATTTTCTCTACATCTGTTTCAAACGCGCATTCGACAATCCGTCGACCGCACTGATGGTCAGTCTGCTGATCGTCATAGGACAGTTCGCGGTTTGCTATGTCCGCCCGGATTGGGACGGTTCGATAAACTTGTTGCCGTTCGTGCTGATCCTCGGCCGCTTTCTGGGCATCCGCCACCCCGAAACGGAAGACAACACCCCGCTCGACACGCGCCGGATGGTACTCGGCGTAATTGCGTTCGTCATTTTTGTGATTTCATTCAGTCCCACGCCGTTTATTGTCATCGAGTAG
- a CDS encoding phosphotriesterase yields the protein MTRRQFLATMGIAPVMRGIDLAGPPYTYSVKGQIAVSALGTALIHEHVLVDFIGADSISPNRWNHGEVIGKVLPYLLEIKSRGIQTLVECTPAFIGRDVVLLKKLSERSGLHILTNTGYYGASDNKYLPKWAFTETAEQLASRWTVEFEEGIEGTGIRPGFIKTGVNSGRLSELHQKLVKAAALTHLKTGLTICSHTGPALPAREEIGILVRSGVHPSAFVWVHAGGSAEELENVGRSGCWISLDGVNTDNIGKHVEWITFLKSKGRLGQVLISHDAGWYRPGEPDGGEFRGFTTISDKLVPALKEQGFTEADIRILMVANPAKAFAIRVRRD from the coding sequence ATGACCCGCAGACAATTTCTGGCAACAATGGGCATTGCTCCGGTTATGCGGGGTATTGACCTTGCCGGCCCTCCTTATACCTACTCCGTAAAGGGTCAAATCGCCGTGTCCGCGCTCGGCACCGCATTAATCCACGAGCACGTACTGGTCGACTTCATCGGTGCGGACAGCATTTCCCCCAACCGTTGGAACCACGGCGAGGTCATCGGGAAAGTCCTGCCCTATTTGCTGGAAATCAAATCCCGGGGCATTCAAACGCTGGTAGAATGCACGCCGGCGTTCATAGGCCGGGACGTGGTGTTGCTGAAAAAGCTTTCGGAACGGTCGGGCCTGCATATTCTTACCAATACCGGCTACTATGGTGCCTCCGACAATAAGTATTTACCCAAATGGGCGTTTACGGAAACCGCGGAGCAACTTGCAAGCCGCTGGACCGTCGAGTTTGAGGAAGGCATCGAGGGAACGGGCATTCGTCCTGGATTTATCAAAACCGGGGTCAACAGCGGGAGGCTTTCGGAACTGCATCAAAAGCTCGTCAAAGCGGCGGCTTTGACGCACTTAAAAACCGGCCTCACCATTTGCTCCCACACCGGCCCTGCATTGCCCGCGCGTGAGGAAATCGGGATACTCGTGCGATCGGGCGTGCATCCGTCCGCGTTCGTGTGGGTGCATGCAGGCGGAAGCGCGGAAGAGTTGGAAAATGTAGGCCGTAGCGGGTGTTGGATCAGTCTGGATGGTGTAAATACCGACAATATCGGCAAGCATGTGGAATGGATTACTTTCCTGAAAAGTAAAGGCCGGCTGGGGCAGGTGCTCATTTCACACGACGCGGGCTGGTACCGGCCCGGAGAACCTGATGGGGGCGAGTTCAGGGGCTTTACGACGATATCCGACAAGCTGGTTCCCGCATTGAAAGAGCAAGGCTTCACGGAAGCCGATATCCGTATTTTAATGGTCGCCAACCCAGCAAAGGCTTTTGCGATCCGCGTTCGCAGGGATTGA
- a CDS encoding ATP-binding protein produces MRLSTKTKYIAYIAVLHLVLILLVYKLLFENKALFIASEVFLLLSAGMSIVLYNNFMQPIQFVKSGIEAIKDKDFSIKFVPTGKGEVDVLIEVYNMMIDQLREERVRLNEQHFFLEKLIEASPISIIVLDYDDRIESLNSKGKSQFELTDKTLVGKKLAETGLPLLAELADMLDGESRLIKTNGIETFKAQRSYFMDRGFRRSFLMIEELTNEILESEKNAYGKVIRMMAHEVNNTLGATDSILQTTTHLLSDTDYGDIKEALHVASERNQQLTRFMRNFADVVRLPAPMPGQTDMGQLIRDVTVFMQNAASARNVKVLSEGRENVFWNVDKGQMEQVLINVIKNAVEACESGQEVRVVATPDRIVIRNNGKPIELEVSTKLFNPFFSTKRDGQGIGLTLSREILGNHGFGFALETGPDGWTEFRIER; encoded by the coding sequence ATGAGGCTATCCACGAAAACGAAATACATCGCCTACATCGCCGTCCTGCATCTGGTGCTGATCCTGCTGGTTTACAAGCTGCTTTTCGAAAACAAGGCGCTGTTCATCGCTTCTGAGGTATTTCTGCTGCTGTCGGCGGGCATGTCGATCGTTCTCTACAACAATTTTATGCAACCTATCCAATTTGTGAAGTCCGGAATCGAGGCCATTAAGGACAAAGACTTTTCGATCAAGTTCGTTCCGACGGGCAAGGGAGAGGTGGATGTTCTGATAGAGGTCTACAATATGATGATCGATCAGCTGAGGGAAGAACGCGTCAGGCTGAACGAGCAGCATTTCTTTTTGGAAAAACTGATCGAAGCGTCGCCTATTTCCATCATTGTCCTCGATTACGACGACCGCATCGAGTCGCTTAACAGCAAGGGGAAAAGCCAGTTTGAGCTGACCGATAAAACGTTGGTAGGGAAGAAGCTCGCGGAAACCGGCCTGCCGCTTCTGGCAGAGCTGGCGGATATGCTCGATGGCGAGTCCCGGCTGATCAAAACGAACGGTATCGAGACGTTCAAAGCCCAGCGCTCGTACTTTATGGACCGGGGTTTCCGGCGTTCGTTTCTGATGATCGAGGAACTGACGAACGAAATCCTTGAATCGGAAAAGAACGCGTATGGAAAGGTGATCAGGATGATGGCGCATGAAGTGAACAACACGCTGGGCGCCACCGATTCGATATTGCAAACGACCACCCATTTACTGTCCGACACCGATTACGGGGATATAAAGGAGGCATTGCACGTGGCCTCGGAACGGAACCAGCAGCTGACGCGCTTTATGCGCAACTTCGCGGACGTGGTGCGTTTGCCCGCGCCAATGCCCGGACAGACGGATATGGGGCAGCTCATTCGCGACGTTACCGTGTTTATGCAGAATGCCGCTTCCGCCCGAAATGTAAAAGTTCTGAGCGAAGGGCGGGAAAACGTGTTCTGGAATGTCGATAAAGGACAAATGGAGCAGGTGCTCATCAATGTGATCAAGAATGCGGTGGAAGCATGCGAAAGCGGGCAGGAGGTGCGGGTCGTGGCGACACCCGACCGCATTGTGATCCGTAACAACGGCAAACCGATCGAACTCGAGGTGAGTACGAAACTTTTCAACCCGTTTTTCAGCACCAAACGCGACGGCCAGGGAATTGGCCTCACATTAAGCCGCGAAATACTCGGTAACCACGGCTTCGGGTTCGCATTGGAAACCGGCCCCGACGGCTGGACCGAATTCCGGATCGAACGATAA
- a CDS encoding sigma-54 dependent transcriptional regulator: protein MLLIVDDDLAIRTSLMLLLKKEGFEVRAAGSPEETFDILESVTPKLILLDLNFSIETSGKEGMDLLRRIKKHDATIPVILITGWGTIDLAVRGMKEGAADFVTKPWQNDYLIQSIRTILNLARPVRQAGSRRKLDQQYHFENIVGEDAKLLDILETIGRVAPTDAPVLITGESGTGKELIAEAIHLNSRRKARPFVKVNLGGISSTLFESELFGHVRGAFTDAKTDRIGRFEMAHRGTIFLDEIGELDLSSQVKLLRVLQERTFEPLGSSKSRTVDVRVICATNRNLEEMVAQGTFREDLYYRINLITVKLPALRERPDDIPLLSAFFADNLKTIYNRTDLKISNAALKWLKTLPLQGNIRQLKNLVERTVLLAGSDVLDIDDFQRNLHTGNATGAQKHVPEVGSITLEEMEYQMIVRAMQHHQNKVSKVARSLGITRFALYRRLDKYGISFDSDEA, encoded by the coding sequence ATGCTCCTGATCGTAGACGACGACCTCGCTATCCGCACTTCGCTGATGCTTCTTTTGAAAAAGGAAGGGTTCGAAGTACGCGCGGCCGGGTCGCCGGAGGAAACTTTCGATATTCTCGAATCCGTAACACCGAAGCTGATATTGCTTGACCTGAACTTTTCAATTGAAACATCGGGAAAGGAGGGAATGGATTTGTTGCGGCGCATTAAAAAACACGATGCAACCATTCCGGTTATATTGATTACCGGCTGGGGAACGATCGATCTGGCGGTGCGGGGGATGAAGGAAGGGGCTGCGGATTTCGTGACCAAGCCGTGGCAGAACGACTACCTGATTCAATCCATCCGCACAATCCTGAACCTGGCCAGACCGGTGCGGCAGGCTGGAAGCCGCCGGAAACTGGATCAGCAATACCATTTTGAAAATATCGTAGGGGAAGATGCCAAATTACTCGATATCCTCGAAACGATCGGCCGGGTCGCGCCTACCGATGCTCCCGTGCTCATTACGGGTGAGAGCGGCACCGGTAAGGAGCTGATTGCCGAGGCGATCCACCTTAACAGCCGCCGGAAAGCACGGCCGTTCGTCAAGGTGAACCTGGGCGGCATTTCCTCTACATTGTTCGAAAGTGAGCTGTTCGGGCATGTACGAGGGGCATTCACCGACGCTAAAACCGACCGGATAGGCCGTTTCGAAATGGCGCACCGCGGCACGATTTTTCTCGATGAGATCGGTGAACTCGATTTGTCGAGCCAGGTGAAGTTGCTGCGTGTGTTGCAGGAGCGCACATTCGAGCCGCTGGGCAGCAGCAAGAGCAGAACGGTGGATGTGCGGGTGATATGCGCCACCAATCGTAACCTGGAAGAAATGGTGGCCCAAGGCACGTTCCGGGAGGATCTGTATTATCGTATCAATCTGATCACCGTAAAGCTGCCCGCTTTGCGGGAGCGGCCCGACGATATTCCATTGTTGTCGGCGTTTTTTGCCGATAATTTAAAAACAATCTATAATCGTACGGATTTGAAAATCAGCAATGCCGCGTTAAAATGGCTTAAAACACTACCATTGCAGGGAAATATACGCCAGCTAAAAAACCTGGTTGAACGGACGGTGTTGTTAGCCGGAAGCGACGTGCTGGACATCGACGATTTCCAGCGTAACCTGCATACCGGCAATGCAACGGGCGCACAAAAGCATGTGCCCGAAGTAGGGAGCATTACCCTCGAGGAAATGGAATATCAGATGATCGTGAGGGCGATGCAACACCACCAGAACAAGGTCAGCAAGGTAGCCAGGTCGTTGGGTATCACACGGTTCGCATTGTACCGCCGGTTGGACAAGTATGGAATATCCTTTGATTCGGACGAGGCATGA